TCTGATCTAACTTGAAACTTAAGCCACAATGGCACAACAGAATATAACTTGGGAACACTAGAAACATAAGTGAGAGATGCCTTTGCTATTCTGTCTGCTGCCTTATTACCTGCCTTATAAAAAACCAGCTTGTTTAAAAACCGTTTCCAATACAATCGTCCCAACATctaacttaaataaataaaaatcatcatTTCAGACCCTCTCTTTCGTTTAGAGGGTCTGCTACTCGTCATTCTAAAACCCTACGCAaaagcctcctcctcctcctccgagtTCCCGTTTCTtcatctcctcctcttcttcttccatcgAAGCTCGCTTCGATTCGATTCGCAACCATGGCGGCCGTATCGCGAGGCCTCATCTCCCGCTTCGCTCATCTTCTATCAACCCGGTCCACCACCACTCCTCCACCCTCTCAATCTCTCCCCCAATCCACCTTCTATCTCCTCCGACGATTCAGCTCCGACGCTGGCGTCACCGGATCCGACACCACCGAAGCTAATCCGACTCGGATCATCGACGCGAAACCGGGAGAGATGTCTCCGAGATCCAAAAGAACAGGGATCATCGCCGTCAAGTGCGGGATGACGGCGCTGTGGGACAAATGGGGAGCTAGGGTTCCGGTTTCGATCCTCTGGGTTGACGACAACATCGTCTCTCAGGTCAAAACCGTTGAGAAAGAAGGCATCTTTGCGCTACAGGTAAAAGGAAAGATTCTCTCTTTGATGAATGATTGATTGCGAGAGTCTCTCATGGTGTGTTGTGTTTTGTGTTTAAGTTAGGTTGGGTGTGGGCATAAGAAACCGAAGCATTTGACGATGCCTGAGTTGGGTCATTTCAGAGCTCAGGGCGTGCCGTTGAAGAGGAAGTTGAGGGAGTTTCCTGTGACGGAAGATGCTCTTCTTCCCGTTGGTACTGAGCTCGGTGTGCGGCATTTTGTGCCTGGGCAGTATGTTGATGTCACTGGGATCACTCGCGGGAAAGGTTTTCAGGTGAGAAACTGATTTTAAAAGCTTTGATCTTTTAGAAGAGAAGTGTTGGAATAGGGAAGTAACCATGTGGTAGATGAATGGTAATGTAGTGATGTAATGGAACagtgtttgggtttagagaGGGGATGTCACTGGGGTCACTCGAGGGAAAGGTTTTGAGGTGAAACTATAGACAAAACTGCTATaaagctttgatcttttctttgCCTGACTTAGAACACAAGTGTTGGAAGTTAGATAGTCATGTAACCATGTGGTAGAAAGATAGCAATGGAGTGAGGGAATGTAAAGAGTTGTAGATGTGTTTGTTTgatgatgtatttttttttgcagggagTTATGAAAAGATGGAAGTTCAAAGGAGGGCCGGCATCACATGGTTGTTCAAAGGCACATCGAAAAGGTGGTTCCACTGGTCAAAGAGATGATCCCGGAAAGGTATGtgtcaaaaattgattttgttttttctccaAAGTAATAAACAAGACTGACATTTGTTAATACGGTGAGCAGGTGTTCAAGGGAAGAAAGATGCCTGGGAGGATGGGTGCAGAGCAGAGGACAGTAAAGAACGTTTGGGTTTACAAGATTGATCCTGCCAGGAACCTCATCTGGGTGAGAGGACAAGTAAGTATCTCAATCCAAAACGTTCTATGCGACTTGTATTCTTTGGTAAGGTGAAAAGACTGGGATTTATGGATGTTACAGGTTCCTGGAGCAGAAGGAAACTTTGTGTTTATTAAAGATGCGTTCTACAAGAAGCCAGACATCTCAAAGCTTCCATTTCCAACCTACTTAGCACCAGAAGACGAGGATCCATCAGAACTAGAACCGTTGGTCGCAGATCTAGGAGAAGTCGACCCATTTATGTTGGCAGAGTGATGAAAAACGCCATGATggcctttttcatttttttttgtttttaaaaacgTTTGTGCAAGACAAGAAGCCGATGAAACGGAGGAAAggttgtatttttttgttacttaGTTGTTTTTGGATGTATGAAACTGAAAAACATGAACAGAAAGGAATTGAATCTCTCTCTCAGATGCTTTTAAGAGTTTGCAATAAGCAATTAAGAGACACAGAACTTTACACACCtcatcttctattttttttttcttaaatggtTTTTTTAAGTCAACAAGAATCAAGATCCAATTTTTAAGGCCTCTCTATATAAAATACAGTTTTGTGTTTCTCATCTCTTCTCTATTATCACAAAGATCTTGAAACTTCTTCTGACAACACAAACGCTTCTCTCCCTTAGGGTTACcgttaagagagagagagagagagttgtccCGACTAAGCAGCCATGAATCCGTCACGTGAATGCGCAGGCTGCGGGGAACAAGAAGAAGCCTTGATAACCTTCCCCGTCAGCACACTCCGGCGACTCTGCACCGACTGTTTACTCAAGGAGCATCGTAACCTCTTCTGCCCAATTTGTCTCCAAGTCTACCTCACCCCTCCTCCTCCGGAAGAGACCCTCGCCTGCCTCAATTGCCCTTCCATCGCCCACCTCCGTTGCCCTTCCTCCGCCGCGGCCGATTCTCCCTTCACTTGCCCGCCCTGCTCCGACCCCAATTTCTCCTTCTTCCCCAAATCTCACCTTCTTGACCAAGAATCATCAGCAGCCGACGCTCTCGTCGCGGCGGCTAATATCTCGGCGGTTCTGATGAACAACGCGGCAGCTGAGTTGAAGAAGGAAGCTGAGGAGAAGATCTTGGCAGCTAAAGAGGCCAAGAAGAGAGCTAAGGAAGCTTTGGGGTATCTTCAGGACCTTGTTGTCAAGCAAAAAGctttggagaagaagatgaattgTAACAACCCTAACCCTAACAAGAGGAAGAACAGTGACCGTTAGTTGATTCTCACAAATTCTCTCACCAATATCCTCTGCATTTATCTGTGGTACgtagggttttttttttaaaaagactactTCTTTTGCTATTATCAGCTAAAAATCATTTGGcttcttcagttttttttagttCACAGTGAAAGCTGGAGACTTTGAGTTTAGGGGTTTAGAtttacttctttcttttttgtataATGGTGTGTCAGATGCAGTGACAATTTCAAACCCTATTAAAATTTGTCTTGTTGTATTGTTTACtggtttgatgatgatgattttcaTGGAAGAAGATTTTTGTTCATGTACTGAGTTCTCAAGATTATATGTCATGGTGAATTATACACATATCCAACAACTTGAGGAGAAATAACACATCCAAGAAAATGTTATTGTTTTGGCATGGAAACTGAGATTGGAGACACTCtttttgcttcttttgttctatctttatcatctttttctttttttgaacaattttATCTTTATCATCAAGATGACGGAAAACCACTGGAAGAAAAGAATGAATCATCTGTAGAACAGAACCCAATGTTGGGCAAATATTTATTCGCAGAATGTGAAAACGAAATGGGCCGTTGGGccaatcattaaaaaaaaagtctttatGGCATTAAGTTAATGAATGGAAGTGGGAAAACTCCCACATCATGTATGAGAGCCATTGAGAggtaagagcatcattatccctAGAAACCTTATAGGTTTCTTAAGTACACTTTAATAACTatttaactaataaattttagcTAAAAACCTTAATTAAGAATCACTTAATTTTTGAGCTACAATGGTAGTTTCTTAATTTGagtttcttttacaaaaaaatttacttgTTTTGATTACGGTAACTCCATACGAGAACAAGAAACATGCTACACTCGTTTAACAATACCATCACACAAGAAACTTAAACAGAGCAAGAACAGAGATTCTTCTTAAACTTAAACAGAGATTCTTCTTAAACTAAAACAAGCATTCATCACAAGCTCTATCACTAACCATAAACTAAGTCTAACATATTGGGAATCAATAGTCATTTGATAATgctaaaaacaataatatatgcCCTGCTTAAAGGGACATACCTGTAAGAACCAGTAGCTGCTTGCAATCCATTGCCACTTATGCAACACTAGAACTTGTCAAAGATGGAATCATTTTCATATAAATCACAgagagtaatgcttttattttttgttcatcactcaaTTTTCTACTCAGTTTACTTTATAAATGGAGTAAATTATAGAGTGGGGATGGAGATGCCCTAAATGGCCAAAAAGAGAGTACAAAATCAGTTATGCACTATCTCAACACGTAGTATGGATCCATTGCTAACGAACCATTTGAATACTCGTAAAGAGTTTTTTCGTAGATTTCACCTCTATTTGGGGATTAATTTAAATTTCGATTCGATCCAAAAAATCATATATCCGTAATTTTACGAATCGaagtaaatactaaaattcataTCCGTCCAATAAAaagcaaatcataaatactcatttaaaaaaacatatatccgatccgatccgtaatACACGTATgcatatatatgtgtatatataaaattatataatttaattttatatgtctataattttagttattttatttactaaattagTTACTggtcattaaaattttaaaaagatgtattttgaaataatttgtaatgaaatattattattttatattaaaatttttcttttcttctaacATTGTTGAACTTTCTATTATTGTTTACGAGATCGACATATGAAATCGAATATCTGGtaaaatatgttgattttttcggataatcaaataaaaaatcgaTTATTCCTATGGGATGAATCAGattaggcctgggcgttcgggtatcgGTTCGaattcgggtcgggttttttgGGGTTTCGGACTTTTGGATTTACGCTAAAAGGTCCCATACTAAAAATTTATTAGTACGGGCCGGGTTCATGTAATAACACTCCGGGTTCggatatattttatattgcaTCGTAAAACTCGTAAAGTAATCATATATCATTCGGTTTCAggttttttggtttggttcggattaTACCGAAGTAATGGACATAATTTAAAACCTAAAATTAAGATACATTGTGTTTGAGTTGTAATAAAATGACGTAATGAAATGAACGAAGTAGTTAATGTGACCTAGTGGTTGGTATGGCAGAGTTAAGCCAGAGTTCTTGGGTTCAAAACTTGTCCTCTTTACTTTTTTGGGGATTTGTCatcttttttatattgtatgctATATATGTTCGGATAGTTTGGGTTATTCTTCGGATATCGGTTaaaacccgaactgaacccaAAATCCGaagtattaaaaaataaaatccgaTCGGGGTTTTAGCTAGATCCGAAACCGATCTAATACTTTTATTTCAGGTCGGATCCGGGTTCGAGTTCGGATTTCGGTTATTATGCCCAGGCTTAGATCAgatcacggatatccttaaaattcTGGAGATCCGTTCTCTATCTACCCCTAGATAGAGAATGTTAATTATTCaacttttttaattaatagcGGCTCAAATGTAATAATGTCAACATACGAGTCCTGATTTTGCAAATTATGTTAAAAAACCAAACGAGTCAGTCGAGAACAGAAACCCTAGAAATCGTCCGAGTCGAGTTAATTCAACCCAGCGCAGCGCCGTCTCGCCCCCCGTGACTCGTCCCGCGAAAAAACACTTCCGTCGATTCGTAGCTCAAACTCCTTACCTCTCCCGCCTCCAATGTGTTCCCACTTCGCCTCATCTTCTCCCCTCTAAAAAAAGGGCTAATCACGTAccttttcttgatcttcttgtTTTCCTTAGAGCTCGATTTTGAAGCTCTCAACATGTTCCCTGTTTATTTATGCAAGTCTGAAACTTTTAAATGTTTGTGgaactgataaaaaaaaagtttaaagctttcttgatgttttaaagttttcttgTCTTTGTTGAAGCGTTGCAAATGGTATAAGAAAAATGGCACCACCAACGGGAGTAGTAGACCCTGGATGGGAGCACGGTGTGGCACTAGACGACCGTAAGAAGAAGGTCAAATGCAACTACTGTGGGAAGATAGTCAGCGGAGGGATATACAGACTGAAGCAACACTTGGCTCGTGTCTCTGGAGAAGTCACTTACTGCGATAAGTCTCCTGAGGAAGTGTCTCTCAGGATGAAGGAGATTCTGCTACGGTGTCGTTCCGCTAGAAAGCTGAGGCACCCAGATAACAACAATGGAacttcttgtcatcagcttgaggatgatgatgatgatgatgtggaGGAAGAGCGCGGTTTGTCTAGAAGAAGCAAAGGGAAGAAGCAATGTGGTGGGAGTGTTCTTCTTCTACGGTCTTCAGGGTACGTTGATCCTGGATGGGAACACGGTGTTGCTCAGGacgagaggaagaagaaggtcaAGTGTAATTACTGTGGCAAGATTGTCAGCGGAGGTATTAACCGTTTTAAACAGCACTTGGCGAGGATACCTGGAGAGGTTGCGCCGTGTAAAGCCGCTCCTGAGGAGGTTTATGCCAAGATTAAAGAGAACATGAAGTGGCATCGAGCTGGGAAGAGACAGAACGTGCCTGATGACGGCGCTTTAACGGTCTCTCAGGATCCTGAgcaagatgatgaagaagaggaggaacaTGACTTCTATGGAAGGTATAGTAaagacaaaagaagaagaagctttgtCTCTGAAGCAAGAAGACCAAAGAGAGTGAAAGGTAGCTCGTTTACGTCACCGTCTTCAAGCAGGCAGATAAGAACATCATCATACACTGGCTGCTCAAGAAGAGAAGTGACTTCCTCAATCTCCAAGTTCTTCCACCACGTTGGAGTTCCAACAGAAGCAGCCAACTCTCTCTACTTTCGGAACATGGTCCAACTGATTGGTATGTACGGAGAAGGGTACGTTGTCCCCTCTCGCCAGCTGTTCTCCGCTAGACTCTTACATGACGAGATAACTACTATCAAAGGCCACTTGAGGGAGTACAGATCTTCTTGGATGGTCACGGGCTGTTCTATACTCGCAGACGCTTGGATCAACGCAGAAGGGAAGACGATGATCAGTTTCTTGGTCTCGTCCCCTCGAGGCGTCTACTTCCACTCCTCTATCGATGCAACTGGGGCGGAAGATTCTTTAAGCCTTTTAAACTACTTAGACAAACTAGTCGAAGACATCGGCGAGGAGAACGTGGTTCAGGTCATCACGCAGAACACAGGAGTGTGTAGAAGCGCTGGAAAGTTACTCgaagagaagaggaagaatctTTACTGGTCTCCCTGCGCGATGCACTCAACTGAACTCGTTCTTGAAGACATCTCAAAGCTCGAACACGTCTCCGAGTGCTTGGAGAAGAGCCAGAGAATCACAAGGCTCATCTACAACCAGACCTGGCTTCTCAACCTCATGAAGAACGAGTTCACGCAAGGGGCAGATCTTCTCAGAACCGAAACCACCCGCCACGCCTCGGGTTTCGCCACTCTTCAAACCCTCATGGACCACAAGGCCAATGTAAAAGCTCTGTTTCAATCCAACAGCTGGATTCTATCAGCAGCAGCCAAGTCAGAAGAGGGGAGAGAGGTGGAGAAGACCGTGTCCAGCGCCGCGTTCTGGAAGAAGGTTCAGTACGTTTTGAAGTCTGTTGATCCGGTGATGCAGGTGATCCGCATGGTTGGCCACGCTGGGGAGAGACTGTCTTTGCCGTATGCTTATGGATACATGTGCCGCGCCAAGATGGCGATCAAGTCTGTTCACGGGGATGATGCGAGGAAGTATGGACCGTTCTGGCGTGTGATAGATTACCACTGGAACTCGTTGTTTCATCATCCGCTCTACGTTGCTGCTTATTTCTTCAACCCTGCTTACAGATACCGTTCTGATTTTATGGCGGTAAGGGTTAATTGATTGTTCGTTTGTTAacttgattcacaaactctctgcAAGGTGCTTATATTTTTGGTTGTTAAATGCAGCATTCTGAGGTTGTCCGTGGAGTTAATGAGTGTATTGTTCGGCTTGAGCCTGATAATGCGAGAAGAATCACAGCATTGATGCAGGTAACGAGTAAAACAGATTGtacattgtttattttttttaatatccagACTAATCTCCAAGTGGAGGTGCAGTCTGGGACGGATACATGGTCACGTGTCCCCAGctgtttttttacttttttttttttttgtataatctACATAAGTttcattgaaattttttttttccggttGTTCTTGTAAGTTGTTCTTAAGAACTTGTAACTAAACcaatttgtttgtttgttggaATGTTTTTAGATTCCGGAATATACTTCAGCTAAAGGTGATTTTGGAACGGAACTAGCCATTGGGACAAGAACAGAGCTTGATCCAGCCGCGTGGTGGCAACAGCATGGGATAAGCTGTTTGGAACTACAGAGAGTAGCGGTTAGGATACTGAGCCACACGTGCTGCTCCGTTGGCTGTGAGCCTAAGTGGAGCGTGTATGATCAAGTCAACGGTGAAAGCCAGAGTCGTTTCGTGAGGAAGTCAAGGAGAGATGCGGCTTACGTTCATTACAACTTACGGCTCAGAGAGAAACAGCTGAAACGGCGGAtgcatgatgatgatgacgatgatgatggaCCACCACCGAGTAGTCTTAACTATGTTTTGCTCGATCGGTTGCTCCCGGACTGGCTCGTGACTTCTGAGAAAGAAGAGGTACTTTGAAAACGCCAAACGCCTAATGTGAATATTGATGATGAATGTTTGAGTTTCTTTTGTGAAGGAGGAGACTTTGCAAGATGAAGACCGGGACGTGGAGGAGGAGAATTGTTACTACCATTATGGTGATGGTGAAGAGAATGTTGATGTTTACAGTGACGAGGATTAGTGTTTTACTTTAATGCTGATAAAGCGTCCCTAACATGTAGCAAGCTGCAAGCAAAATGTGTATTTTGAAGTTGACcgttttatataaattaaaaagtttattagttttattgGTCGGTTGGTTAGTGAcgaaaagaattttaaaataagtttttgatGGTAGTTGACTACCCTCAATAGGATTTGGTGCGGAGAGTGTATTTTCTAACTATTCAAACAAATTCAAATATATCGTAAACATGGGGGTcccaaaactaaataaataaaagttggcGATGCGCTGTCTTAACGACCGAATATCTGTctttttcaatttaataaattgagttaaaaactttaaagtgattatttgaaattaaaaaaaaaaaggaaggctTCACCTGACATAAGCTTACTTCTCCTTTCCCTTGCCGTTGTTGGAACGCTCTCTGTTTCGTTCACCAAAGtctgattctttcttttttttttttttttcaatttgaatTTCCTTTTTTGGAGATTaacttcagttttttttttaattgtcaaAGTAGGGTTTTTCTTGGATGTGGTGAAGCTTTTCTCTTTAGGGTTCGCCGGCTGAGTGGGGGGAGAATTCCGATTTGATCTTCGTAATATCTCCTGGCGACATGGCAACGAATCTCCCGATGAGCCCTGAACTGGAACAGATCCATGGAGAAATCCGTGACCATTTCCGAGCCCTCGCgtaattctttttttctctatatgTGTGTTTAATTCAATTTTGCTCATTTCTCTATATGGTTACAAAGATATGTTTTTAGGGTATTgattatatatgtgtgttttgCAGGAATGGGTTCCAGAGGTTGGATAAGATCAAGGATTCTACTAGACAGAGCAAGCAACTTGAAGAACTTACTGACAAGATGAGAGACTGTAAAAGGTATTCACTTGCCCTTCTTACTCTTAGTATTTGTTGCTTGCTTGCTTGAATCATCTTCTTGCATTGTCATGTAAGTTTGTAAGTcctttttttgataattgtaatgcttacttgttttttttttaatgaattatgaGACATGATTCGTTCATTTTGTACCCCCATTTACTTTCATGTCAGGTTGGTTAAGGACTTTGACCGTGAACTCAAGGACGAGGAAGCTAGAAATCCTCCTGAAGTAAATAAGCAATTGAACGACGAGAAACAATCTATGGTCAGTtctatcatatcatatcattcTGTTGATTATGCAATTCATTTGAAACTTTTCTTTTAGTATTACTTATCTATAATGTAATTTATTCTGAGAAACTCTAGGAATATATTAGCTCAGCTACTTGTTAGAGTGTTCCACTTTGCATGATTCATCAATCGTAATCTCAAGTTAGTTGCATTTTGTAACCAATTAGCCGATATTTGAGTGTGTATCTATAGCTTTCctttgctctttttttttatctctatgTATTTGTTAATGTCtgctttgtaattttttttttcttttgtgtgaaATGTCACAGATTAAGGAACTCAACTCTTATGTTGCACTAAGAAAAACGTAAGTGCTTCTGtcatttctcttttaatagctGGATTATTGAACGTCGTACCCGTCCGTTACATATTGCATCAGTTCAGCACATGTCTTGTCCTCCAGGATTTCTATTGGTTTATGTGTTAAACTTGTTCTGTGAGTTTCAGGTATATGAGTACCCTTGGCAACAAGAAAGTTGAGCTTTTTGATATGGGAGCTGGAGCCAGCGGCGAACCACCTACAGCTGAAGAAAATGTTCAAGTAGCTTCAGGTCAGTCCGTCCCTATGCTTGATATTTCTATGCTACCAAGATTATTTTGGAATAAGAAAACTGGCGTGGAgcttttatgtaatttttatgtACAGCAATGTCAAACCAGGAGCTTGTTGATGCTGGAATGAACAGAATGGATGAGACTGACCAGGCCATTGAGCGCTCAAAACAGGTAAGATTTACAGATAATAAAATTGTGTTCCGTTGTTACTATAACATTCTTGTTCCTATTATTCAGGTTGTAGAGCAAACAATAGAAGTTGGAACTCAAACTGCAGCTAACTTAAAGGGACAGGTAATAATGCAAAAAGCATCCTCCATATCATCCCCCCCCCCCTATTTTAATCTTTTGCTGCCACAGACTCAACTCAATTTGGTCTGTAAATAATATCGCAGACGGATCAAATGGGGCGTGTGGTTAACCAATTGGACACCATTCAGTTCTCTCTCAAGAAGGCTTCCAAGCTAGTCAAAGAGATAGGCAGACAGGTTTTTTAACAACTTCATTCTGACATATATTTATATCTCTTCTTGCTTGACTACAAAACCCCTGAATCTCTTATGTCTAACTGTTGTTTCAGGTGGCAACTGATAAATGCATAATGATGTTTCTGTTTCTCATTGTATGTGGTGTTGTAGCCATTATCGTAGTGAAGGTACTTTCTTTGCTCATT
The DNA window shown above is from Raphanus sativus cultivar WK10039 unplaced genomic scaffold, ASM80110v3 Scaffold1356, whole genome shotgun sequence and carries:
- the LOC130504095 gene encoding 50S ribosomal protein L3-2, mitochondrial-like, with translation MAAVSRGLISRFAHLLSTRSTTTPPPSQSLPQSTFYLLRRFSSDAGVTGSDTTEANPTRIIDAKPGEMSPRSKRTGIIAVKCGMTALWDKWGARVPVSILWVDDNIVSQVKTVEKEGIFALQVGCGHKKPKHLTMPELGHFRAQGVPLKRKLREFPVTEDALLPVGTELGVRHFVPGQYVDVTGITRGKGFQGVMKRWKFKGGPASHGCSKAHRKGGSTGQRDDPGKVFKGRKMPGRMGAEQRTVKNVWVYKIDPARNLIWVRGQVPGAEGNFVFIKDAFYKKPDISKLPFPTYLAPEDEDPSELEPLVADLGEVDPFMLAE
- the LOC130504096 gene encoding uncharacterized protein LOC130504096 (The sequence of the model RefSeq protein was modified relative to this genomic sequence to represent the inferred CDS: added 219 bases not found in genome assembly) encodes the protein MNPSRECAGCGEQEEALITFPVTTLRRLCTDCLLKEHRNLFCPICLQVYLTPPEETLACLNCPSIAHLHCPPPSSAAADSPFTCPPCSDPNFSFFPKSHLLDQESSAADALVAAANISAVLMNNAAAELKKEAEEKILAAKEAKKRAKEALGYLQDLVVKQKALEKKMNCNNPNPNKRKNSDR
- the LOC108807688 gene encoding uncharacterized protein LOC108807688, with the translated sequence MAPPTGVVDPGWEHGVALDDRKKKVKCNYCGKIVSGGIYRLKQHLARVSGEVTYCDKSPEEVSLRMKEILLRCRSARKLRHPDNNNGTSCHQLEDDDDDDVEEERGLSRRSKGKKQCGGSVLLLRSSGYVDPGWEHGVAQDERKKKVKCNYCGKIVSGGINRFKQHLARIPGEVAPCKAAPEEVYAKIKENMKWHRAGKRQNVPDDGALTVSQDPEQDDEEEEEHDFYGRYSKDKRRRSFVSEARRPKRVKGSSFTSPSSSRQIRTSSYTGCSRREVTSSISKFFHHVGVPTEAANSLYFRNMVQLIGMYGEGYVVPSRQLFSARLLHDEITTIKGHLREYRSSWMVTGCSILADAWINAEGKTMISFLVSSPRGVYFHSSIDATGAEDSLSLLNYLDKLVEDIGEENVVQVITQNTGVCRSAGKLLEEKRKNLYWSPCAMHSTELVLEDISKLEHVSECLEKSQRITRLIYNQTWLLNLMKNEFTQGADLLRTETTRHASGFATLQTLMDHKANVKALFQSNSWILSAAAKSEEGREVEKTVSSAAFWKKVQYVLKSVDPVMQVIRMVGHAGERLSLPYAYGYMCRAKMAIKSVHGDDARKYGPFWRVIDYHWNSLFHHPLYVAAYFFNPAYRYRSDFMAHSEVVRGVNECIVRLEPDNARRITALMQIPEYTSAKGDFGTELAIGTRTELDPAAWWQQHGISCLELQRVAVRILSHTCCSVGCEPKWSVYDQVNGESQSRFVRKSRRDAAYVHYNLRLREKQLKRRMHDDDDDDDGPPPSSLNYVLLDRLLPDWLVTSEKEEEETLQDEDRDVEEENCYYHYGDGEENVDVYSDED
- the LOC108811864 gene encoding novel plant SNARE 13-like, with product MATNLPMSPELEQIHGEIRDHFRALANGFQRLDKIKDSTRQSKQLEELTDKMRDCKRLVKDFDRELKDEEARNPPEVNKQLNDEKQSMIKELNSYVALRKTYMSTLGNKKVELFDMGAGASGEPPTAEENVQVASAMSNQELVDAGMNRMDETDQAIERSKQVVEQTIEVGTQTAANLKGQTDQMGRVVNQLDTIQFSLKKASKLVKEIGRQVATDKCIMMFLFLIVCGVVAIIVVKIVHPNNKDIRDIPGLAPPAPSRKLLYLRNPEYMRR